TTCGCTATAAAGTGATTGCACGTGTTGGGCCATGCGAAGATTCGGCCTATGTAAGGGTTCGCATTTTTAAAACACCTCCACAAATTTTTGTACCTACAGCCTTCACTCCAAATAATGACGGCAAAAACGATGTTATTAGACCCGTTGCTGTCGGTATGACCCAAATGGAATACTTCCGCATTTTCAATCGCTGGGGCCAGTTGGTATACAGCTCGTCCGTTCCTAATGAAGGATGGGATGGTAAGCTTAATGGCAAAGAACAAGGATCAGGTGTTTATGTCTGGATGGTGAAAGGAGTTGACTTTGCAGGCAAAGAATTTTTCGCCAAGGGCACTGTTACACTTATACGATAGTCCGCCGAATTCAATCAGGTGTTATCTTCGGCCCTTATATGAAAAAGATAGTCTTTATAACTGGTGCCACTTCAGGATTTGGAGAAGCTTGTGCTCACACATTTGCAGCCAATGGATATAACCTTATCTTAAATGGCAGACGCGAGGAACGTTTAAAGACATTACAACAAACGCTTCAACAACAATATAATACACAAAGCTATCTTTTACCATTTGATGTTCAGCAACAATCCTCCGTCTTTGAAAGTATAAATCAATTGCCCGATGAATGGAGGGCTATTGATATTTTGATCAATAATGCAGGTCTTGCTTTAGGTCGCGACCTATTTCAAGATGCGTCACTTGACGACTGGAACCAAATGATAGATACCAATGTTAAGGGGGTGCTTTATGTGTCAAAGGCTGTTCTTCCTTTTATGATCAATAACAAAAAAGGACATATCATTAATGTAGGATCTATTGCGGGTAAAGAAGTATATGAAAGAGGAAATGTGTATTGTGCCAGCAAACATGCTGTAGATGCTATCAGTAAGGCTATGCGTATTGACCTGCTCCAACACGGCATAAAGGTTACGGCCATACACCCAGGCGCTGCTGAAACAGAATTCTCTATTGTGCGCTTTAAAGGCAACGAGGATACAGCAAAAACTGTTTATCAGGGCTACCAACCGTTAAGCGCTCAGGATGTAGCTGACATAATCTATTATACAGCCTCTCTTCCTCCACATGTTTGTATTAACGATTTGGTAGTTACATGCACTCAACAGGCCAACTCATATCATTTTAACAAGAAATAAGACACAAGTTTGCACAACTTCACAACCGATCCAAAGGAAAGGCATGTTTTGTGCTGCTTACAGTGTTTTCTAGCTTGGCTTTCTTTTGGAGCAAAGTTTATTTAGTAGATATACTAGGGGCTTTTACGTACAGTAAAAAATATGTGTATCATACACATACTCAGCATCTTAATTAACTACTATTTTTATTAAACGTCACCAATTCCTATTTGAAAACCTCATGAGAAAGTTATCTTTCCTTCTAGCCTGTATTATCGGAATAAGTGTTTCTGGTTTCTCCCAAGATATTATTCGTCAAAAAGTTTGTAATGACCCTGGAATAAAGCATCAGGCTGATAGTCTGAAACAATTATATGCAAAAGATGGCTTTGTTGTTTTGAAAGAAGCTTCTATTACCATGGAAAGCGAATATGAGATGCCAGTAGTTGTTCCATTGCAAGAGGGCACATGGTATCAATTCGTATTTATTGGAGATCCTACTTCCCGTTTATACGAAGTGCGGATGTATGACTGGAGTGAAAAACAAGTTATCTACCAGAAAAAGATGTGGGGCGATGTTGACGGCAATATCATTTCGTATTCTTATATCCCTCGCGTAACAGAATACCACATGATGAAGCCTGTACAAGTAAACAAGAAGAAGAAAAAAGAACTTTGTGGATATGTTATGTTGCTAAAGAAAACCAAGCAAGATCAATCAGCTCCATCCCCAACTAAATAAGATAAAACCCGCAAATGCGGGTTTTATCTTAGGTATCAGTTTCTTTTATTTACATGCCATACGTTATTCAATAACATCACCTTCCGCTAAAGGAATTTGAATCATGTAAAGCGTACCTTTCTCAGTTTCACTTAAAACGTCAACAGTACCGCTCAATAACAATATCCGGTTTGCCAGATTATGAAGACCTATTCCTTTTTGACGTTCTAATTCTTTTCTATAATTGAACCCTACCCCATTATCTTGAGTGGTTAATAAAATACGTTTGTCATCATGCCTGATGTTGATTAGAAGTGTAGTAGCTCTGGCATGTTTAATGGTATTGTAAACAATTTCCTGAACAATACGGTATAGGTTAATGGTTTTGTACTCGCTTAATTCAGGTAGATCATCTGCCTCTAAAATAATTTGTATGGCGGGTTGTTCTTTTTGAACAGTATGAACAAACTCTCGCAGTGCAGCAACTAACCATTTTTGTTGGATGGTGCCTGGCAAAAAATCAGTTGCAATTGTCCTGATCTTGGTAATTATATCATCAATAAAAACTTTGAACTGTTCCTGGCGGAGACGGTCATCAGGTCGTTGTAATTGAAAGGTGCTAATCCCCATTCGTATTGCAGAAAGCGTTGCTCCAAAATCTTCATGCAATTGATATGTTATACGTGCACGATCTTTTTCTTGAGCGGTTACTTCGGCCAATAAATTAAGACGGTTATATTCTGCTTTTTTACGTTGTTGTGCTTTACTCAACAATACAATAAACGAAATCAATACCGTTCCCAAAATCACCGTAATCCCTATAAAAACGGCATAAAATTGTAGCTGTTGCATGCAAGTTCGTTATTCTCCTCAGGACTTTAAAAGTACTATTTCTACCTTAAACTCAGCATAAAGTTAGGCTACAATAATAAAGTAAAACTGTGTTGTATACAGAAAAAATTAAGGTTGCGCACTAACATCTTTAGCTGGATTTGAAGGTAGCCTCTGCCACCAATTTTCATCCGCTCCAAAAAGCTCAAAGGGAGGACGAGCTGATTTACCTATCCGGTAAATCCCTATAGCTAATAGTAAATTTTTAATAATATAATTGATGTTATGGATATTCCACAGTGCTTGAGCAGTAGCGGGCTCTAGCTCTGTGAAAATATGATTTACAATAGCAAACAATCCTATACTGTAAATAAAATAGCTTACAAACGCAATGTTGATCCAAAACTTACCATCACGTAAAACTGAGTAGTCGTGACCTACTTCCTTCAGCGAGTGAAAGAAATAAGCGATACAATAAGCGATAACAATAACACTTTCAATAACTAATGGATAATCCTGGATAGTGTGAATGCTTTCTAGCCAGTAACAGTTAGCAATAAAGAAAGCCACGAATAATAAGACAGTTCCATAGATCAGTTTCTTCAAATGCGGCAGTAATAATGCATAAACGATACTTATTCCTGTGAACTCAAACAAAGTATACACATTTAGGCATAACAAAGATGTTTCACTACCCATTTGAATATAATACTCGGTTAAGCCACTAGTTAGAATACTTGTACAAAGCAGCACAAATAAAGCAATAATGAACTTTTCTTTTTTCCTTATCGCTTGCAGGCACAAAAGAAAAGGAATAAAGACAGTAAGTGTTGATATATAGGAAAGCAATTCTGCGAAACTCATGTGTAAGGGTTAGATACTGTAAGCAAATCTGGTATCGAGCAATCATAGAAACCGCGAATTACATTTTGCTTTTGCAATGCGCGGTTTCTAATTATCGGATCGAATAATTATAATAGATCTGAAGGGCAGAATGGCGGACAAGATCTTGTTCTATCGCCATATTCTACAGGTTCATCAATTGCGGCATCACTAAACATCATTTGTTGTACGCCTTCATCACTTAAGCCCAACTCAACCCGAACTGTTTCAGTATTATTCTCCAGTAAACGATTGATGGCTACACTACCCCAGAAATGCCCCCAAATGCTGCCGGGATGCTGTTGTTTAAAGTCTAGTCTCCAATTCTTGGCTACCTCCCAAGTTACCGTTCCATTACTTGTCGCAACAGAAGCAGCGGTAATAACATTTCCTTTATTATCAACGGCAACAGGCACAACGTGCACACTGCCATTAGCGTCATTACCGAAATAAAAACAAATCCCCGCTACTTTATTGTTAGCAATTAATGAGCTCAATGCTTGTGCAGGCAAATAAAATGCCCGGGTAGAATTAACGGAAGGTGCTTTTTTGGCTAATGTTAGAGCCCGGTTACGCTTCCAGCGATTGGCAGTAGCACTATCAACAGGCCCTCCAACTTCTTTATTAAAAAAAGAATTTGCTTCTGTAATACTTGTTTGCTCTTTTAAAAGAGAAGCTTCTTTCTTTTTCTGACAAGCCAGATTCACTGAAAAAATTGATAATGCACAAAACAAATTAAAATAAAAGCCAGTCGTAGATCTAAACCTCATAAGGGAACGAATTATTGGGACTAATTTAGACTGAAGTCTAAAACTACACACGCGTACTTTTACCCGACTTTGAAGTGAAATTTCCCATCCTGCTGAACTAAGATCATCAAGTAAGAAAAAACACGTAATAAATATTTAGCTTAAATATCTAAGGCTTTCCAGTACTTCCTAACAGACCATGTTAAAAAAGTAGCAACTTTTGCTTTTTCCTTATCAAATTAGAAGCCTGTGTACTAGGGCTGGGGGATTAAATAGACCTCTTATACATAAAAAAAGCGGCCTGAAATCATAATGAGACTTCAGGCCGCTTAAACTAGAATAAGAATTTATTGTGTTAAGGCTACCCGCACTTGTAAACCACCCCTGGTAGTTGTTACTGGTGCCGTAGTGGCAATCTTTGGTATCACCTTATTTTGCTCAAAGTAGAATTTAATATTCACCTTATTGTTTACCACATAATCGATCGTTGGTGACAGCCGCACTACCTTTTGCCCGGCGGTTCCAAAAGCTATATTCTGATCTAATCGGCTGTTGGCCGTCGCATCATCTCGCAGGCTAAAGTCAAAACGGAAGGTGACATCATTTTCAAGTTTCTTACCATTCTTACCAATTTTTACATTTTGCAGGAATGGCACACCGCGCTTGCGCCAATTCATACTGAAACCATATTCCGTAGAACGATTCTCTGCCAGTTGGTAATCAACCAGGCTTAAACTTAGCTGACGACTCTTCTTATATTCTACCCTGGCAGACAATTGATTTACTAGCGTAACATCCACTTCTATTAATGGGCTGAATTGTTCACTTACAGTTACGTTAGGCACTAAGAAGTAAGGTACATAGTTTCCTGTTTGTGTATCACGGAAGTAGGGATACCCAGCATGGAATGGATCTTGAAACAACAAGGCTGTATTAAAGCTATTCATGCTTAAAGTACTACTGTAGCCATGGCGTAAGGTTACGTTGGAAAACACCTTTTCCAATCCACTTATCCGCGACAAACCGTTGTAGGTAATATTCCAATTGGGTCGCGGCAGCAGCCCACCAAATGGATTTGATTTCACATTTGGCTTGGAATTCTTCATCAATCGCACTTTAGTAGGATCCTGATCAGTATAGGCCGCTAAAAACGCTGGGATCAATACATCCTGCGCATATCGGCCGTAACCTTCATAATAACCGTCTGGGTTCTGTGAAGCACCTTGAGCATAAATATTAGCATCCTTTAACCTATTCGATAAAATCAATCTGTTTGCCTCAAACTGTTTAAAGGTTTCAGATACCTCATTGGGATCAAACTTTGTAAACAATGTTTGATAAGCGATATAGCTAATACTAAAGCTTCCTAATGCATATGGATTGTAACGCTTCAATCCACTGTTCATACCAGTATCCTTATACAATTCAGAATACTGCAAATCAAAAGTCTTATCAAAGTTTACATCAATATTAAAATCTCTAAACGGTGTGATCTGGGCTGTAATATTCAGCTTCTGATTGTAACGCTGCTGGATCAATTGGTTAAATAACGAATCCCTCGTTAATAATCCCAAAGCCCCCAAGTGGTTGATATCGCTGGTGTCAGGCTGGTAACCAAATGCATACTTCCAACCTGGTGATGGATTTCTAAAGTTAATACCTACGGCTTGGACACTATCCAGGTAACCTGGCAACAAAGTACCCATGTCCTGTGTATACTGCACTCCTATCCGCTTTAAGCTGGTAACCAGTTGCATTAAAGCTTTTGGCACTTTGCCAATTTCAGGTAAAGCATTAGGATCTTTTACTTTTGCTTTTTTACCAGCACTATCTTTTGGTGCCTGAGAAGCTGGAGCTGCCGGATTCTCATTATAAACACCTCTAAGGAAACGTGACTTTGTATACAGCTGATCGAAGTTGAACTCACCAGTCACATTACGAACTTGTCCATTTACAATGGTGTTTCCTAAACTTCTTGTCAGCAAAGATGCCGCTACCCAATCATACTTACCCGTAACACTAGCACGGATCGTTGTCCAATCTACTATTGGAAGTTTATTGGTTGGCAATGTATATGATAATGTTGCATCGTGATGGTACCTGGTAGCACGACCTCCTCTTAAGAAGTTATTCTTAACCGTATCCTTTTTCTCTTTCGTATCGATGTAACCATATGGTTCATCAACACGTGCATTGTTTACGGCATTAAAGTCCAAAGTCAATGACCGTGTTAAATCCCAACGTAGAGTATAATAGCGATCAAAGTAGAAGAACTTATTGAATGTTTCTGGCAGCTTAAACTTCACATCCATCACATTGCGGTTCCGCAAAGAACCAAACTGGCGGAACACATCGGCCTTAAAGGAGAAGGATGGTTTGTAATTAAAGTTGAAATCTCTCACCAGCGCCAGCCATGGTGAGTTAGATTTAATCAACCGTTTCAGGGGTTCAATGAAATGTTGCTGTGGCGCATACGTATAACCTAAGGCAGCCCTTGTACGGCGTATATCTTCACTTTCAATGATTGGGTTGCTGTGCTCCTGGTGTGTAAAGGAGTAGTTTAGGTCAATGTTTGAAATATCCCATGGCTGCACCGGCTTGCCATTGGTCTTATTCTTCTTAACATTGGTAAAGTTGACAGTCTTTATTGTCTGCTGGTCAACAGCTGCGGATTGAATAGAATCCCGCTCCTTACCCGATACCTCACTCAACTTATCCTTCAATTTGATATCCAGATCATATGGATCGTATTCCGGTGTACTACTGGTTCTGCTAATTCCTGCATAAACAGGAATCTGAATGGCGGCTTTCTTTGGAACCAGTTTACCTAAGTCCAGATTACTGCTTACGTCAAACTGATAGAAGTCATCACGACTCCGCTCGTTTACACGTTGCTCCAAAGTACCAAAGCCACTACTACGCACATTGCCTGCAACACTAATATTACCCAAATCTGCCAGGCGCAAGTCTACGCGGCCTACACCAGCCCATCCACCATGTTCGTCTAAGCGCGACAAACGCAATTCATTAAACCACACTTCTGCACTAGTAGAGCCGGTCGTTGAATTTTGTATACCCAGCATCATTCCTCTTACCTCACCCAGGTTAGGATTACCAATAATGGCAAACGTGCGTCCATTTAATTGTTCTGAATAATAAAGTGATGGAGAAACGCCATTCCGGTTTCTACGTAACTTTAATGAAGTAAGCTCGTTTAGGTCAAAATCAAGGTTATTGCTGGCTGGCCAGATCTCATCTGGATTGGAGGTTCCCCATTTTGTTACGTCCAATGGTATCCTTACCTCATAGTAGTTACCAGCGAAATCATTACCTATACGAATTACAGCATTCAGATCACCTTTGCTCACATCGGTAGAACTGCGTACTGCTTCAGCATGCACAAACATCGATAGGCGTCCGTATTGACGTAAGTCTAAGTTCATGGTCTTAAACACACCACGTGCCTGCCCACCGGCTAAGTCTGTAATCTTTAAACTAAGCGATTGTTCGTTTTGTAATAATTGTACATTATTATTACTCAATTGCTGCTGACGCTCAATGCCTGGTGGTTGACGGTAAGGAATAGGCATACGTGAGTCATTCTCTTCAATATTTACCGCCAGCACTTCAAGCTGTGTAGGGTCATTTGCCGGCAAAGGTTTATAGTTGCCAGAAGTATCGGCTTCATAGTTAAACTTCCGCCATTGGTTGCGTATCAACTCCAACTTAGCAAAGCGAAGAACAGCTGTGTCTTCAAAATCAGTAAGGAACATCCGGATAAAGCGGATAGATTTAAAATCAGGGATGTTACCCACTTTAGCCTGGAAGTCTTTTATAGGTATACGAAACAGATACCATTTTTCTTTTCGTGTACTTCCATCTGCCAATACGGGTGTTACCTCACGCACATCGGTTATGTAATTAGATCCTGCTGTCATCCTTGGCGTCAGCTCTACACGATACTGGAAGTATTCCTCAATCTCGTTCATCGTGTTATCACGATTAAATTCTTCCTGGTCTGGGTATAAAGTAAAAGCACTGGTAAACTGATCGCTTGTATTAGCTATCGGGGAGTTGCCATGAGGGTTATTAATATCTTTATAACGCTCCAATATGCCAGCTTTCTTCTGATCATAAAAAGCATCACGATACCCCTTAAAGTTATCAGCAGACGGGTCTGTTTCCGCCTTTGTTGCAACTGGAGCTGTTGGCCCAAAATTGCTTTTCAGTTGATCAATATAAGGTTTGAACTTGGTCTTTTCATCCGCATCGGTTAACCCATCAAAACCTACATCCTGTAAAGGTCTATCGTTAGGATCATTGCTGAACGCATTGGTTACCTGTATTGGATTGCGTGGTACTTTACCCCAAACAGTTTCATCGGTCAATGCATTTGGCGTGGTGGGTGTAGGCAATCCATTCTCGTATCCTCTTTTACCATCGCGTAACACATCTTCTGAAATATTACCTAAGTCAAAATAGAGCTCGCCACCTTTACTTAAAGGCTTATTAACAAAAGGATCTTGCAGCCAGAATTCGATGAACTCAACATTACCAGTTTCAAAATCTGTTTGATCAATATTACGCATTACACCACCCCAGGCTTTCTTTGGCTGCACAAAACGACCATTGGCATCAATAGCTCCGGGTTGGGCCTGGAAATTATAAGGCCCTTTCTCTCTTGGATAAAAAGCCATATCAAATGTGGTTAGAATGCTCTGTCCTACATCTGTTGTACGTTGAGGAAATAACTCATTTTGAAATACCTGGCGGGTTTCAGGCTTTGACAATTCTGCCAGATCACCATGCAATGGGTTATTATTATTACGAGGCTCCTGTAAGGTAGGCTCAATATTATACCAGGCTAGCTTTGCCCTATTGTAACCATATTCCAGGTTGTTACTTAGTTCTGCTTCTGGGAATAAGATATTACCATTTTTATCTGGCGACTGTTGTGGCGCAGATGCCAGCGCCCAACTGTTTATAGGAAAACGCAAGTCTAATCCACTACGTGTACCTTCAAAATCATCTACATAAATAACACCTTCATTACCTTTTCCAATTTGAGGGGAGTGACCGGGCTGCAACATAGCTGCTTCACCATAGGCGGTAACGGAAGAAACTGCTTTGGTAGAATAAAATGGTAATTTATCTAACCACTTAGACAGGCGCGGCACATCTTTTCTATAGTCAAAATCCATCCCATACATGGTATTCCGTATCGGATCCTCGCCATATGCCTGCTTGGTAAAGAAGGGACGCTCACCCAGGCGCACGA
This genomic interval from Flavisolibacter tropicus contains the following:
- a CDS encoding SDR family NAD(P)-dependent oxidoreductase encodes the protein MKKIVFITGATSGFGEACAHTFAANGYNLILNGRREERLKTLQQTLQQQYNTQSYLLPFDVQQQSSVFESINQLPDEWRAIDILINNAGLALGRDLFQDASLDDWNQMIDTNVKGVLYVSKAVLPFMINNKKGHIINVGSIAGKEVYERGNVYCASKHAVDAISKAMRIDLLQHGIKVTAIHPGAAETEFSIVRFKGNEDTAKTVYQGYQPLSAQDVADIIYYTASLPPHVCINDLVVTCTQQANSYHFNKK
- a CDS encoding sensor histidine kinase, giving the protein MQQLQFYAVFIGITVILGTVLISFIVLLSKAQQRKKAEYNRLNLLAEVTAQEKDRARITYQLHEDFGATLSAIRMGISTFQLQRPDDRLRQEQFKVFIDDIITKIRTIATDFLPGTIQQKWLVAALREFVHTVQKEQPAIQIILEADDLPELSEYKTINLYRIVQEIVYNTIKHARATTLLINIRHDDKRILLTTQDNGVGFNYRKELERQKGIGLHNLANRILLLSGTVDVLSETEKGTLYMIQIPLAEGDVIE
- the sprA gene encoding cell surface protein SprA, which gives rise to MEKIALNFHSSKSLRKRVAAIILSAFICGASAHARFAGEGKFPINTSDTTKYPLQDRRGDPYTYPRQNSFDLKDTSFIKRNVEYDPVTKQYYVIEKVGNKYYRTPMTFSMDEFIRLQGRKDESDYFRQRANTMFDLNRRTAKPNFGFNKDWMNRITGNGKIDIKPSGYVDIAAGYQGQNIKNPTLPERARKTGGFDFNMNAQLQVDANIGDKIKLPINYNTLANFDFENQLKLDYQGKEDEVLKVFQAGNISFQSKGTLIPGAQSLFGVKTQLQFGKMYVTGVLANQRSQRQSLGLTGGAAAQSFSIKADEYEENRHFLLGQYFRRNYNKAMKDLPLVRSNIQILRMEVWVTNRTGATTDTRDIVALMDLGEDSTYGPWNGRPGSLPSNNSNDLYTAILKQPNGRNSSEIQNVLTTMGLRPVQDFEKTFARKLQPTDYYFNERIGFLSLNQALNPDEVLGVAFQYTYNGQIYQVGDFSQDVPPDSSGNTQKVLFLKLLKATSQRPGLPIWDLMMKNVYSVGFGQLQREDFKLDVVYEEPSLGKKRYLPFDSLKQEYRGVPILNLVNLDRLNNQNDPQPDGVFDYVDGFTVIPSQSRIIFPVLEPFGRDLEYIYENDAARQKYLYYPLYDTIKAIAQTFANLNRFELVGRSKSANNSDYQLGFNIPRGSVTVTAGGQVLQENVDYEINYDLGTLKVINSAIINSGVPVQVQYENSASFGLQQKNYMGLRLDYLANKNLTVGGTIVRLGERPFFTKQAYGEDPIRNTMYGMDFDYRKDVPRLSKWLDKLPFYSTKAVSSVTAYGEAAMLQPGHSPQIGKGNEGVIYVDDFEGTRSGLDLRFPINSWALASAPQQSPDKNGNILFPEAELSNNLEYGYNRAKLAWYNIEPTLQEPRNNNNPLHGDLAELSKPETRQVFQNELFPQRTTDVGQSILTTFDMAFYPREKGPYNFQAQPGAIDANGRFVQPKKAWGGVMRNIDQTDFETGNVEFIEFWLQDPFVNKPLSKGGELYFDLGNISEDVLRDGKRGYENGLPTPTTPNALTDETVWGKVPRNPIQVTNAFSNDPNDRPLQDVGFDGLTDADEKTKFKPYIDQLKSNFGPTAPVATKAETDPSADNFKGYRDAFYDQKKAGILERYKDINNPHGNSPIANTSDQFTSAFTLYPDQEEFNRDNTMNEIEEYFQYRVELTPRMTAGSNYITDVREVTPVLADGSTRKEKWYLFRIPIKDFQAKVGNIPDFKSIRFIRMFLTDFEDTAVLRFAKLELIRNQWRKFNYEADTSGNYKPLPANDPTQLEVLAVNIEENDSRMPIPYRQPPGIERQQQLSNNNVQLLQNEQSLSLKITDLAGGQARGVFKTMNLDLRQYGRLSMFVHAEAVRSSTDVSKGDLNAVIRIGNDFAGNYYEVRIPLDVTKWGTSNPDEIWPASNNLDFDLNELTSLKLRRNRNGVSPSLYYSEQLNGRTFAIIGNPNLGEVRGMMLGIQNSTTGSTSAEVWFNELRLSRLDEHGGWAGVGRVDLRLADLGNISVAGNVRSSGFGTLEQRVNERSRDDFYQFDVSSNLDLGKLVPKKAAIQIPVYAGISRTSSTPEYDPYDLDIKLKDKLSEVSGKERDSIQSAAVDQQTIKTVNFTNVKKNKTNGKPVQPWDISNIDLNYSFTHQEHSNPIIESEDIRRTRAALGYTYAPQQHFIEPLKRLIKSNSPWLALVRDFNFNYKPSFSFKADVFRQFGSLRNRNVMDVKFKLPETFNKFFYFDRYYTLRWDLTRSLTLDFNAVNNARVDEPYGYIDTKEKKDTVKNNFLRGGRATRYHHDATLSYTLPTNKLPIVDWTTIRASVTGKYDWVAASLLTRSLGNTIVNGQVRNVTGEFNFDQLYTKSRFLRGVYNENPAAPASQAPKDSAGKKAKVKDPNALPEIGKVPKALMQLVTSLKRIGVQYTQDMGTLLPGYLDSVQAVGINFRNPSPGWKYAFGYQPDTSDINHLGALGLLTRDSLFNQLIQQRYNQKLNITAQITPFRDFNIDVNFDKTFDLQYSELYKDTGMNSGLKRYNPYALGSFSISYIAYQTLFTKFDPNEVSETFKQFEANRLILSNRLKDANIYAQGASQNPDGYYEGYGRYAQDVLIPAFLAAYTDQDPTKVRLMKNSKPNVKSNPFGGLLPRPNWNITYNGLSRISGLEKVFSNVTLRHGYSSTLSMNSFNTALLFQDPFHAGYPYFRDTQTGNYVPYFLVPNVTVSEQFSPLIEVDVTLVNQLSARVEYKKSRQLSLSLVDYQLAENRSTEYGFSMNWRKRGVPFLQNVKIGKNGKKLENDVTFRFDFSLRDDATANSRLDQNIAFGTAGQKVVRLSPTIDYVVNNKVNIKFYFEQNKVIPKIATTAPVTTTRGGLQVRVALTQ